The proteins below are encoded in one region of Myxococcales bacterium:
- a CDS encoding gamma-glutamylcyclotransferase, whose amino-acid sequence MATDDGERLLLFDYGSLMRGERDHALMAEATALGLAQTVPGYRLVDLEVYAAMIRGGPGSVDGELYEISRELRRRLDVHKEVPVLFERQTVRLADGREADAYVMPEARVVGRRRLRHGKWRLRFSPAPRAGAPPRRR is encoded by the coding sequence GGACGATGGCGAGCGCCTGCTCTTGTTCGATTACGGGTCCTTGATGCGCGGCGAGCGCGACCACGCGTTGATGGCCGAGGCAACGGCGCTTGGCTTGGCGCAGACGGTGCCGGGGTATCGGCTGGTAGATCTCGAGGTCTACGCGGCGATGATCCGCGGTGGCCCTGGCTCCGTCGATGGTGAGCTGTACGAAATCTCGCGCGAGCTCCGGCGTCGGCTCGACGTTCACAAAGAGGTTCCGGTGCTGTTCGAGCGTCAGACCGTGCGCCTCGCCGACGGTCGCGAGGCCGACGCCTACGTGATGCCGGAAGCGCGCGTCGTGGGGCGACGTCGTCTGCGCCACGGCAAATGGCGGCTGCGATTTTCGCCTGCGCCGCGCGCTGGAGCGCCGCCGCGTCGACGTTGA